The region CGCCTCACGGACGAGGCCTTCCCGCGGGCCTCGATCGTCCGCACCGTGCCGCTGACCCAGACGAGCGGGGTGCTGGGACCGTTCCGCAACCGCGCCCAGGCGGTGCTCGCGCTGGAGGCGATCCAGGGGACCTTCGGCCTGCGCGCCTGCACGGCCCGCCTCCCCGCCCGGCCCGCCGCCGGCGCGTCGGCCTGCGCGCTGGCCGATCTGGGGCGGTGCGCCGCCCCGTGCATCGGGGGTACCACCCCGCAGGCGTACGCCGGCACCGTGTCGGCTTTCGCCGCGTTCTGCGACGGCGACGGCACCGGCCTCCTGAACCACGCGGCCCGCCGCATCGCCGAGCTCAGCGCGCAGCAGCGCTACGAGGAGGCCGCGCGCGAGCGGGACCGCGTGCAGGCGCTCCTGCGCGGAGCCCAGCGCGCCCAGCGGCTGCGGACGTCACGCCCGCGCGAGCTCGTCGCCGCACGTCCGACACCGGCGGGCTGGGAGGTCGTGGTGGCCCGTCACGGGCGGCTCGCCGCCAGCGCGGTGACCCGGCGCGCCGCCGACGTCCTGACGCTCGTCGCGGCGATGATCCCGACGGCGGAGGACGTCCCCGAGCCCACGACCTGGGCGGGCGCCGCGCTCGTGGAGGAGACGGAGCTGCTCGCGCGCTGGTGGGAGCAGCCCGGCGTGCGCCTGATCGCGCTGTCCGACGGTCCGGCGCTGGCTCGGCCCGTGCGCGGGGCCGACCACGCCCTCAGCGACCTCGCCGCCCGCCTCGGTGCCGCGCCGTCCCCCGACAGGGACGGCGACGGCCGAGACGCCGAGTCCGCCGCTGCGTAGGCTGGGCGCATGATCACCGCCATCGCCCTCGTCGACGCCGACGTCGCCCGCATCCCCGAGGTCTGCGAGGAGGTCGCGGCGATCGACGGCGTCACGGAGGTCTACTCCGTGACCGGCGACACCGACCTGGTCGCGATGGTCCGCGTCCGTCGCCACGAGGACCTCGCCGAGGTCATCGCCGACCGGATCGGCAAGGTGCCCGGCGTCGTCGGCACCCGCACGTACATCGCGTTCCGCACGTACTCCGAGCACGACCTCGCCCAGGCGTTCTCGATCGGCGCCGAGGACTGATCCGCCCGGTCGTCGCCGCCCGGTCGTCGTCTCAGCCGACCGGGGACGCCGCGCTCGCGGTGACCCACCGCTCGAGCGCCCCCGCCGCGGCACCGGAGTCGATCGACTCCTGCGCGATCGCGATCCCCTCGCGCATCCGCTCGACCAGCTCGCCGTCGCCCGTGCGCGTGCCGTCGGCGACGACGGCGGAGGCCGCGCCGAGCACGACGGCGTCGCGGACCGGTCCCCGCTCACCCGCCAGGACCCGGCGCACCACGTCCGCGTTGAAGGCGGCGTCGGCGCCGCGGAGGTCCTCGAGCGTCGCGCGCGGCATCCCGAAGGCCGTCACCGCGTCGATCTCGTGCTCGACCACGCGCCCGCCCGAGACCTCCCAGATCCGCGCGGGCGCCGTCGTCGCCCACTCGTCGAGCCCGTCACCGGAGCGGTAGAGCAGCACGCTCGAGCCTCGCTCGGCGAAGACTCCGGCCATCAGGGGCGCCATCCGGGCGTTCGCGACGCCGATCGCCCCCGCCGCCGGGCGGGCCGG is a window of Litorihabitans aurantiacus DNA encoding:
- a CDS encoding Lrp/AsnC family transcriptional regulator gives rise to the protein MITAIALVDADVARIPEVCEEVAAIDGVTEVYSVTGDTDLVAMVRVRRHEDLAEVIADRIGKVPGVVGTRTYIAFRTYSEHDLAQAFSIGAED